The Episyrphus balteatus chromosome 3, idEpiBalt1.1, whole genome shotgun sequence genome segment aaaaaatcactaaaagtgaatttaaaagattgtgttattattttattcattatttcgtattacaaacacatgcaaaacaaacgtcaaatcactccacttgtcaaattcttcgtgaacaaattccaaaattgcacgaaaaaggagtgattcactcccaaaattttggaaaacgacattaagattttgacagcccagcccattgaaattgttgttgtaaacaaatttgtcttggaaattgttgttgcttttgactttgccaaatgccaaacgtcaaaaccttactaccccattttgtaagatggcggctctaatgatcataccttgtctttttataccatgatttGAAAAGATCTTAAGCTCATTTTCATTGCATAGCACTAATTGGGAGGACATAGAAAATTAGGAAGTATGTTCTTCAATATGTGTATGCAATAATAAACAGACCTGAACCTTGTTGAGAATGTTTAGAAAAGACTAGCCCGAGCCTGTGAATTGTACTTAGTAGGTACCTATGGATTTTGTCCTTTTCGTTTCCAGTAAATTGTAGTTGGGATAAATATCTTGGAACAATTTGAAATCATGGAACAAAAAGACCTTTAAGTTCAGATTGGCTTTCGAGCGTTTTCGTGTAAAACACGGCTTTTGTTAAGAGAAAtagatatctttaaaaaaatgttatcctGTTATTGCAATAcgccatttatttttaaagtactcaaaagaaaaaaaaataggcttAATCGACAACAGGTCATACACaataaaatatgtaggtataatcCTAAatccatatataaaaaaaaaacaatttcaatcgACATCAAACTAGATTTTATATGgtaaaacaaaatgattttatatTGCCACGTTTCTCATTTCCAATTTCTATTTTGGAAATACCAAAATGGACGATAAAATTTGAAAGAAGCGCAAACAAGTAAcctcaatttaatttaactttgcaTGTGGTTCCGCCATGGTTACTCTTTCAACTCAACTTAAACCCCCCTTGGCCCATAATTtcgaatgaaacaaaaaataaaattttaataaattaaagagaatctcttttgaaataattaaataaagaaattgttGCAATGAATCATCCATCCAAACGAGAatgttaatacaaaaaaaaaaacatgtcgcaCTTACTTTTTATCTTTCTTTGTAATAAACTTTTGTCACCGATTTCTCCTTGGCGGATATAACAATGAAATTTCCAAAGGTTTCACCTGACTAAAATCCTTGATTTTATTATAATGATGaagcaacaatttttattagaaactgttacacaaaaagatttaaatagaagGAACTagcttttaagtattttctagTTTTTCCAAGTGCAAGTAACCTTAATTAATATCACAAGTTTGTAAATTTAAAgcaataaaatgcaacaaatcgtttttatttaataatttaatataattgatcacaaattttaaacgaaataaaaagaaaaaaaacgtgTGCTTTTTAGCACAACGAGAAGAGAACCAAGAAACTTGAATAGCACATATAAATTTGAAGAACAAATGACGTGACTCTTGAGTGTATTCAGGAAATCTAGCAAAGCTATCGATACCGAGATAGCCTGGTGAAagaacaaagaaagaaaaagaaactttACAAGTCGTAATTGGCTTTGTGTGCGAGTGAAAGAGATATCaagttcttttctttttttttttctttgcatatttatacaaaatgtctgccatcgaaaagaaagttttaaatttacatttttatcctaatttgcttattttttggtatttatcataataaattatttttagatttgataaataaattgtattaagcaaattattaattattattattgttggaAAGTATTTCTTCTGTATAATTgagtacagaaaaaaaatgtgacaaAGCCATGTGAAATAGCGGccattttcttttgttaagaaaaaaatgatgGAACATAATTTCAAGACaatgaaattcactttttaacattataaaatatacataaaatataaataaatagatattttgataattataattaataaaaatacttacaattaaaacaaaaaaatagtagcttaaccccaaaatttagtaaaaacttCTAGCACGGACTTGCACACCACGTAGAAGTAGAACGGGAAATGTAATgttaattcatttttcttttcgttGGGTTGGGAACGAGAAAAAAAGCTGCaactggaattttttttctagcagttATTTCGAGACTCGTGCCGGAATGTAATGGAATTGGTGAACGATACTAAAGGTACGTTTACACTGGTATGTTTGTTAAAACCTGTCAAATTGCAACagccactttttgaaaaacgtgggaaatttacaaaaataaaaacttttttattctttCTAGAGCCATTCCTTTTtgaagaaactaaaaaaaaaattgcatcattGTTCTAAATTATTCTGTcagaaaaactgtcacaaaatgagtttgaaaaaaaaactatagttgTGCCTTTAGGCCgtggctacacagtgttgtggCCAATCGCGTTCCAATTTACATTTTCtgggaacaaacgtcaaaaagaggaaaatcctcatccctcttgccatCAACCTGACTGGGTTAGGTAATTGAAAAATCAACGTTTAGCCAGGCACTAATTTCGATGAGTTTCTTGTCATTTTCATCTTGGAGaatataataggtgtgtttttttgtttatctatatagattttgtgcaaaaaaacgacatcgggatttttgaaatccatgcaaacatttggcaccactgtacatatactttggcagctgtctgtcaaaaatgttgcttttgtttaaaatgtagctaagaatatacaaataattttttggttttttgtaaaaaaaaaatttctgaatccaacatggatgcaatgGCCATatcattgacctactatatatggactgctagtcgtttgacttttccatacaaaaattgaaaaaaaatgattccacatctttctagctctactagcggtataaccttagacggcgaaaagaggaaacttttagtgaatgacatctgtcgttaaaaggtagtgctttctctgtttttctatacttgttcctttcgcacttcgtcaaaaatgttgcacttattctccgcttttttttagggcgctagtatcgcgaagaaacaagtggaaccaacctgaatatgcttatagcagtccatatatattaagtcaatgggCCATATgaatggttttggttttttgtgaaaaaaattttttaatacatcatggatgtaatggccatACCACAacggagttaaaaaaaaaacatgagcactgcacatttttgacagacagctgccaaagtgtatgtacagtggtgccaaacatTTGgacggatttcaaaaatcccgatgtcgtttttttgcacaaaagcctagtacgcagatcgcgctaaaatttatctttcatacaaatttcctccaaagataaattttagcgaggatttttatccaggtagtacgcagttcacgcgctaaattcgaattctcatctactacttttgcaaaaagtctccactcaatttagctcgcgaaataatgctcagcgcattttttcacagataaattttgacatttttgtggttgttgttgttgctgcaaggaataagaggcaaaaaaaaccttggaatatataaaagaagaggaataaaacaaaatgagagtgtaaaaaaggtattctgcaggtaaaaaaaatatgtaatgtaatattgaatgtaagctggtataagtaaatgaaactgtgattcagccgttatttttaaatttaaatttatcttggcttttagcgaacgcgtgtagagataaaaattgtcgagataaaatttagtttagcgcgatctgcgtactgggctaaaatctatatagataaacaaaaaacacacctaatatcgAAAGCTTGTGCAGTTAAAAAAGTGAAGCTTTTATAGGGGGCTCTAGTTTTCGGTAGCTTCGCTAATTTCTATGAGCTCTACCAAAGCCAACGCaagtgtttgtttgtttgtggcCTTTGGCACTTTTGCAAAAGTgaccaatgtagttaaggcttaacatCGACCCATAAAAAGAACgcacttgttttttattttgatggcaGCCCTACAAAACGTCAGAATTTTTGTAAATGCAAGTAAAGTACCTTGTCAAACTTCTAgacactttttttgtttaaacaaatttgtattgtttattGTATTGTACAATTTGTTCAACTTACAAGTTTGTAAAATTTACAAGCAAATGCTTGAAGTTTGTGTAGATTCTATAGCCTCAGCAATAGCTGCTGCTGAAGGTGGAGCCTCTCGTCTAGAACTATGCTCAGCATTAAGCGAAGGAGGCCTCACACCAACAGTGGGCACTTTAAAAGCTTTAAAGTCTCTCCCAATAAACATTCCAATATTTTGTATGCTCCGTCCTCGAAGAGGCAATGATTTCATGTATTCCAATGCAGAAATGGATGCTCTTCTGTATGATGTGGCTCTATTCAAGTCTCATGGCTGTGATGGTTTTGTCTTCGGTGCACTAGATGAACGCAGATGCATTTCTGAGTGGCAATGTAAGCAGGTTGTGCAGATGGCCGGAAAACTGCCGGTCACTTTTCATAGGGCTTTTGATCTTACTGCGCCTTGTCAAATGCATGAAACTGttaatcaaatcaaaaatcTGGGTTTCACAAGAATACTTACGAGTGGGTTTAAACATTCATGTGTTCAGGGAATCTATAACATACGTGACCTCGTAAATCAACATGACGATATTATTATAATGCCTGGAGCTGGAATATCGTCAAATAATCTAAATGAGGTCCTCGTTGAAACTAAATGCAAAGAATTTCATGCTTCTGCTAGGAAAAAAGTCGATCCACCAATTATAACTACAACAAATATATCGATGGGTGGTGGAGAAGCTGATTTAGAACCATTGTTTGTAACAGATGAAGAGATGGTCAGAGAATTAGTTGCCATTGCAAAacacaataaaattgtttgaacaaaataaatttaaataatctaAGGACAACAACTATTAATTGAGTGaaagttttattattaatattatgcTCTTTTTCTCGCATtatttaatgtaaaatttttaaaaccttaACGAATAGGAATAAAATGCTatcttaattaaaataaaaaaagatctttttaaatgttttgaatttGATTAGGTACCAAACCAAACGAAGAAGGTACATAtttatgccatttgatttcttgtataaaaaagaattaaaaaaaagaaaattaacgattaaaaaagaaatttcaattttcaaaaatttgatttttcaaaggcATAGGTTTTTTTGGGCTCtagtatctactgctaagtaggTACTTCTGATTGAATTCAACTCCTTTCCtgctatagaaaaaaattctttaggCGCATTCAGAAGTACTTTAAACTACTTTGCAGGAGATACTGAACCCAAAGAAACTTAATTAATAACAAAGAAttgaatttctcataaaatataaaaatatgggCAGGTATTTCTTGCAAACTTTGAAACATTCAGGGGTGACATTCTATATCACATAAGCTTCAGGGCATGAAGCAAATCTTTTCGCACACTCGAAAACGTTTGGGCGCTTATGCGAAACAGAATGTCACCCCAGCACTaattaaaaaccttaaaacttTTCGGTTTTTAATCATCATTcaagaaaattgaagaaaattaagaagttaaaaaagttttagcATTGAATATTTGCAAATATAAGTAGACACCCTGCAAAACGGtcaatatttataaattaaatgaaggtttaaaaaaagagATGTTAAGGCAGAACCCTTtagtaaagtttatttttttttctgcttccgTTGGCGCATGAGTAATGTGCGGTGtcacttttatttgaaattattcagTGGGATAAggttcttaattaaaaaaaaatgagtcacTGTGGAGtttacgtaacattttttttctaatctttTGAATTGAGTTCATGACAGtctgtttaaaatttaagatgTACCTATACCTATGCTGTACAGAGCCAAACTTGAAGCTTGTTTTTATGCACAaactatacatacatatatgtatatgtactaATTTGCACTTTCTGAAACTTCGTATCAAAAGAGAAAAACGAAAGGTAAATTAAGAGACAGTCATTGTGGGGACCAAATAAAACttatattatacatatttcatatgagttttaaaaaattccaaaccaaaaaatttataaacctATCGTCGGCACAACGAAAAAACCGCGAATCTACATTTTTCGGACTTTTCACTTAAAAGCGTCATTTTACTTGATATCGGTCCCTCTATCAACTATGTCAATcccaatcctccatctgttgcctagaagcctaaactatcaatttccgttgcacgagtttccataagattgcattaGTTCCCTAAACTGTGAAgcagtttttttcaaaagtacaattttgcagattcgtgatTTTGGCTTTGTACCGACGATATAACATACGAATTTACGAGTCCTTGATTTGGCCAAAGGTACTTatatagcaagtaaaaataaaataaaacttatataatactagccctgttcctttgggaggtggcaaaatactactagtagtttactagcgattttcaatggaacgcacttggaacgaattcaataaaaatcgtatctactcgagaagaagagcatgagcagattatagtactagattaacaaaaacatctactattagtagactatcacctccaatggaacagggctactatttcaaattttgacgaacaatttttgtaataagaATGCCTTCACTATGTACATAACATACttaatgtaataaaataaaaaaattaatagtgaGTTATGGCCaataaaa includes the following:
- the LOC129914406 gene encoding copper homeostasis protein cutC homolog, with product MLEVCVDSIASAIAAAEGGASRLELCSALSEGGLTPTVGTLKALKSLPINIPIFCMLRPRRGNDFMYSNAEMDALLYDVALFKSHGCDGFVFGALDERRCISEWQCKQVVQMAGKLPVTFHRAFDLTAPCQMHETVNQIKNLGFTRILTSGFKHSCVQGIYNIRDLVNQHDDIIIMPGAGISSNNLNEVLVETKCKEFHASARKKVDPPIITTTNISMGGGEADLEPLFVTDEEMVRELVAIAKHNKIV